The Rutidosis leptorrhynchoides isolate AG116_Rl617_1_P2 unplaced genomic scaffold, CSIRO_AGI_Rlap_v1 contig156, whole genome shotgun sequence DNA segment AGATCTCTAAATCAGCTTTTTTTAACGCAAGACCTCTAACATGTTTATCACCAACACTGAGATCTGAAACTTAAATATTCCTTATTAAAATTAAAAAGAATCGATAAACGAAGATTTTAAAGCCGTCATTTGATTATGAAAATCAAAGATTGTTCATAATCAAAGATTCTGAAGAGAGCGAGACGGGATAAGGCACAAATCTTCTACGAATGACGAAAATAATTAAATAATGTGTCTTCACCTTCGTCATCCGGTTGCTGATGCCTTCCTTAAGGAAATGTTTTCTCCAGACTACAAGAAATTTAAACTGCGTTTGAAAAGTCGCCTGCTAATTGGGATTTCGTAATTATACGTCAAATGTTTGTACATTATTTCACATAACGTTCATAGACTATAGATGGCCTCCTATTCTTAGCACGTGAAACCATGTATTGTTGAATCCTATTATGCAAACATCAACTTTGAATAATTGAAGAAGGATGTTGTGGACATCAGGACATGGATATATATGTGACCACCTTCCCCTATActgaaacaaaaaataaataattcaTCAAAAATAATCGTTTGGTCCTTATTTTAAATATTTCTGAACAATTTCGTCATTTCAAATATAAAATTCACTCTTTGGTCTCAACATTTACGTTTTTTTAAACTCGTTAATCCCTCGATCCTTACGGACGTTAATTTTTACAGATTTGCCACTTAGAGCTAACCATAGAGTGACTCGTGTCACTTACGTGTAAAAAAAACGCCACCTAGACTTTAAACGTAAGTGACACGTATCACTCTATAATTGGCTGTAAGTGCCAAATCGGCAAAAATTAACGTCTGTTAGGACCGAGGGACTAACGAGTTTAAAAAAACGTAAACGTTGGGACCAAAGAGTGAACTTTATGTTTGGCGGGACGAAACAGTTCAGAAACGTTTGAAATAGGGACCAAACggttatataaaaaaatacattttGGGTACTTAACCTTTGCAAAAGAAACTATTTCACCCTTTATGTTTTATTTTCTCCCTTAGATTCTCAAATTTATGATTTATTGCTATTTGATCCGGACATGTCCAAAAACGTTGGGTATATTTTCAAAATTGTTCAACGTTGTAGTATTTATTAATGGAATTCTTCGTTGCCCATTCTTTCTTTAGGGAATCTACAGTTTTTCTTTATATACCATATTCGTCCATATGGAGATTTTTTCTAGATTAATATACATTCATTGTTTCCTTAAAAAGTACAACGTTATTGTTGAAGTTTACCTAACGATCGCCTAACATGGTAATATAAGAGTCGCAATTTAGTGTTAGAGAAAGTTAAAAATGAGCTAGACCTACTCGCAAGGGCTTGTGATGTACTTCGACGACTCCGACAACACGTTGGCTCTCCTATATGCGATCCAAGTTAGGAGGATTGTACCAAAAGTTTCCGCATGAGTGATAGAATCGTTGAAGCTAGGTATAAATTCTTCATTTAAGAAAAAAATATTAAAGAAGTACTAAATATCGTGCATTATGTGATGCATATAAactcttttattaatattatattttgtggTACATAAACTTTTTTCTTATTGACTTTACGATGGAGAAAATGTCTAACCACTATGTCACGTCTTTATTGACAACTTTTTTTTTATTCAAACGTAAAGTTATGATTTAAAAAATATTATCAAATAGAGATCTTAGTTCACAAaacttaaatatgtaaaatagatcgacacatttgttcattttaaaggtTAAAAACGTGTTATGTAGACCTAATTGCATAAGTTCGATGTgtgattttgcttatcatttatgaaAATACTTTGAATTTAATTTGATAATAACATAAATGTGATAAAAATATACGTTAAAAAAGTTAAGATATGATAAATATAGTATACTATAAGTTTTTGCTTAATCTACTTTCAATATAATGGTTATAGTTACTGCAGTGTGACGATTGCATTCTCTGCCTGATCGGTTGGATACAGGGGTTGTGTTAATTTAGAATACAATATCGTATTATCACTACAAAAAAggaacattttgtgaaaggaaaaatgtcACCATGCCACTTGTTTGAGATTAATTAGGTGTAAAATCGGACTCCAATTAACCCATTTTCAATGGAATAAAGTTGAAGTCTACCTAAATTATAACAAAGTTATATTAAAGAGAGTAGTTTGTGAGTTGAGCTCCATAACAATGGCAAAAATAACCGTTTGATCCTTATTTCAAatgtttttgaactgttttattttTTCAAATATGAAGTTCATTCTTTGGTCCTAACGTTTACGTTTTTTTAAACTCGTTAGTGTCTCGACTCTAACGGACATTAAATTTTTCCTATTTGACATTACAACCAATCATAGAGTGACACGTGTCACTTACGTGTAAAGTCTAGGTGGCGTTTTTTACACGTAAGTGACACGTATCACTCTATGATTGGCTGTAAGTGCCAAATCGGCAAAAGTTAATGTCCGTTAGGGTCGAGAGACTAACGAATTTAAAAAATCGTAAATATTGGGACTAAAAAATGAACAGttcgaaaatatttaaaacatagaTCAAACGGTTATTTTTACCTAAATACTTCATCGTATTGGTAATAGTATGGGCAACATCTGAGGCAACTCTAATGAGAATCAGGAAATCCTCTTTGGATATTGTTTTAAGGAACAAGTATCATTTGAGACAACTGGAGTGAAGGCAACAACTGATCTTTTCCATTTCCATACAATGACAGAGAagatcaatatatatttatatatatccaaacTGTGGAAAATCTGCATCCTggcagatatattatatatgtgagCTGTGTTTATTATATATGCAATTCAATTTTTCATGAAACTAGACATTATTAGGGCAGTACTAAACAGATGACATTGCTGCAAGTGTTAGGATTTATAAGTGGTCCTGTCTGCATATTTGTAAAGTAAACATCAATCTTATGTAAGAAAACACAGACTTCTCTGTTGTGTGTGTTTAATGTCTCATACATAATGCTAAAGCTTCATTAGGAATTAATCCTACGGGGACCATTAATCATTTTGGTAGACTTATATATTAGATCTTTCTAAGGATGTTGGTTTGGAGTGATGGATTATGCTCAAATACATGAATTTGTAACCCAAAATTCAGCTTTTTGGTCTTAAAATATCAAATCTATAGTTTTAAAATCGCCAGAAAGAAGTAATGTACTTGCATTGTTATTTCATGAACCAAAGAGACAACCATAAACCCAAAACAGAAGAAGTAACAAACACTACAAGTCAAAGTTATGTTTTGTCTTTGGTTAGTTGGTTCTAATCTCTAGCATGAAACAAAAGTGATGTTTTCTTCCTTtttttgtattttcattttctcttTCGGAAATAGAAAAGTAAAAGAGACCGTACTGGAAGATCATTTGCCAGTGATTTGGTCCATGCCCATGAGACATATCAACTTTTTCTAATTTAATACTATAAACAAGTCTTCTTTCATTCTCACATTAAACTCAAGTAGCTAGCTAGCTAGATCTTCCCACTAGTGATTGATAAAAACAGTATCAAATCAGTCAACAGTATTCAATCTGAGATATCTTGACCGTCTGATTGCTGCTACTGCAATCATAATCACCCTTCATTTCTCTCCTCTTGATCAACATATTCATAGTTGTCTCGTCACTTTGTGAGCTCGAGAATTGCTTATCTAACACATTGACCGTCGTGTCACAACTTGACCACGTGTCGAGTTTTGATTGGTATTCATTCACTACAACTTCTTGCATTAGTTTGTAGCATTGTGACAAGGTTTCCTGCAATTTGTCCCAAAAAAAAGATTAATTCAATTCATTTTTTAGTACACTTACTCTTTTTAGTTACGGACAAAACAACATGAACCACTTTGGTTTTAAATGAAGGCTTACCTTATTTACATATGAATAGTTTGAGATTGCTTTATTAAAGCAAGAAAATTGCAGAGGAAAAAGTTCATGAGAAGCTGAAAGAAGAGCTGATCCTGCAATTACTGATGGCTTAAACCATAAAAGATTGGTATCTGCAAACAAACAAAAAATTTAATTCATGGGTTGTTCGGAAAAAAATTAATAATACTCAGTAGGTTTTAATCTAAGGACTTGCCATTTTGAGCTTTGAAAATGATTTCAATGGCTCTAGCTTTCAGAGCTTGTAACAATGGAGGGTCTTTGAGTTTGAAAAAGGAAAGAAACAGAGAGATAAAAGAGAATGGTGTGATCGAACGCATCCTCCATTTGAGGGCATCCAGGATTATGTATTCCATTCTCTCTATTGTTTGAACATCAAATATTAAACCTCCATCTACctgtaaatgtaaatatataaaaatagattCTTTATCATTAAAACAAAATGCACTATGCTTAAAGAGAAACCTGAAAATCTGTAACAGAGAACTCTGTTTTCTTCATCTTAACAGCTAAAGAAACGCAGGACATTGCAATAAGCTTAAAAACCCAAGGCTTGTTTGATTGCTGCAAATATCAGTTTCAGTCTCTCAAAATCCAACATTTATTAAAAGCACAATTTTTTTTCCTAAACTGTAAATTGATCGGTCATTACCAGGATTCCTTGGCTTGATAAGAAGCGATCCAGATAATTGATAGCAAGATATGATACAAATGGACCCAAATTGCAGGAACACTGAAACGGAGAATGTAAGCTATGAATCAATACACAAATCTTCGAAATGCagaatttatttaaaaaaaagagtTAAACTTCAAAATATACATGGAGAATATAAGGAATGGTTTCTTGTCGAACAGAGATATCAAAGTCTGATACTTTTCCAATGTAATACTGTTGTAATGGCATGTGATCAGACTCAGAGAGGAAGAGAGAAgagtattgatgatgatgatgatcttggGAATCTGTTATTGGGTTTTCGAGATCAAACTCCATTGATAATGGGATTTTCTTTTTTGTGTGTGGAATGAGGTTGTTTTGGGTTTGGGTTTAATTAAAATCTGACGAAAAGAGTGGAATGCAATAGTTAAAAAAAGGTATCGAGTGGAAGTAATGATAAGAAGTGTCTTTCTTAAAAGATGTTTTGTGTTATGGAGAGAGAAGACTTGAAACTCACTCCTATGTATCTTTCTTTCTTATAGTGTTGTGAGGGGTTTGACATTATCTGCTTTCTATCCTGCTTATTGAGATTTAGAAGGAATTCTTTTTTGATAAATAGTTTGAGGAGTTTGTGATCAAGTGAGGCGTGGTGTATGGATTAGGCTGTAGATGCCTGGCATGTCAAAAAATGATCGGTTGTCAATTCCAATAGGAAAACAATACTAGTTGTTGACTTGTTGTGACATGTGGTGCCATATGTCGAAATTCAAGTATTTTTAACTTGACCTATCTTATCCATGTAAAGTCATTTTTTCATGATAACAAGGGATTTATATTAGTCATCAAAATGAGTATAAAGACAATCGACATAAGATTGTTATTTCTCGGTGTGTATATAAAAGTGCATGATACAGAATTTAAAGCACAAGTTTAATCTTATTGAGACAATATGACGACATGATAAAAAATAAGTGCCATTTCCATTAAATGTATTGATGACCAAAAGTGCATCCAATTCCATGATGACATTTTCACAACTGATTGAACGAGCGAGAGAAACCCCTTGAATGATGGGTGAGGCCTCGGCTAAGCCTATGTCTAGCGTTCCATCTATAAAAGCTACTTGGCATGAGAGAACCTAATCCCCATTTATTGATGTTGGAAAATAGTGTTGCATCACAATTAACCTTGACAAAGCTTTCTAGAGGACGAGCCCACGATCGAGGAGAAGGAAAATGGGTTGTTATGTTTCTAATAGAGATGGCTTGAAGATGACATTTAACTACTTGGATGAGTTTAGATTGCATGTGTTAGATTAGTGCATGGGATTAGTAAGGGGGAAACGAGCTCGAAGCTCGTCAATACTTGCCTTGTTAATTAATGAACCGAATTTGAACAAAAATTTGATGATCTTTTACTTAACGAGTTGAGTTGAGCTCAACTAAAACAAATATTTAACGAACCGAAGCCAAGCCAAACCCAATAAATCCCCAACTTTAGGGTACTTAAATTTTTTTTTGGTTAACtaaataattttataataatactattaaattgatatttattgttaaaatattTAATACTTtgacatttaatattaataattactaatgaaTTAATGTTTATAATTgcataataaaaatgacaattaatAGGGACGTGATAGAATATGTTAAGTCATTCAATATTAATCTAATAATCATTTAATAAGCTAATTGTTCGCTAGCCTTCGCGAACAATAACGAACATATTCAAATTTAGTTTTTTAAGACTCGTTTATACACGAACATTATTCTTCTTGACTTGTTTCTGAACGAACACCCATTCAACGAGGTGAAATCTTCGTTTGCCCATTAAAGATTGTGATATTCCATTTTCACTTGTTTATTAGTACTTGATATTATATAAATTTGGATACAATAAGAATTAAATTAGGATTGTTTTAAATTATACTACCTCCGTTGCCAACGCATGTTTTTTTGATTTTTTCGCCATAGTGTAATTGATAAGATGCATTGAATATATTTTTGTCAAATAAATATTTCTTAAGATTTTTTTAAATTGTGcaaaacataatatataaattgaaaaaaaaattatttagctAAAACATCTTCAATACACCTGATTAATCACATCATGCAAAAAAATCAAAACACCATATATTAAAAGACGGATGAAATAATTGTTAGTTCTGTTAGTTTGATTGGGCATCGTGGATTATATAATTAATATGATCTGGATTAAACTTCAATGTCAAATAAATAATACATggactaatattttttttttttgatgatatGGACTAATCACTTGACTAGCCTAAAGAGTTGGTCTATTCCATCCTTTTTTTAGTTCTACCGATCGCTTGACTAGCCTATAGTCCAGTCCAGTTAACCCTATATTCAATATCAAAGGGATCCTTTTGTTTGAATGTTTGATTGTGCATCGTGTAGGATAAGTATAGGATAATTTAATCCTATTATTGCATTTGGCACACACCGTATAAACGATAGGGTTGCGGCAGGGCCGTATTGTACGTTTCGGGAACTCAGAGCCAAAAATTAAAATATGAGATCTCATCATTTTGAAAATTTATTTTTATCTGCGCATTTTTCGAAAGAAATTCGTAAATCAAATTGTCTAAAATTAGTTAATCCAATCAAATTATTCttcaaatttcaaaaaaaaaaaaaaataattgttcTATAAAATATTTTGAAAACCCCAAAAAAATTAAAATGTGAGACCAATTATTCTCCTTTCATCTTATTACCCAATTTCAAATTAAATTTAGCACAATGTCTTTCGCGGAAACTTTTATATCAAGTAAATCTTGAATTCTTTTGTAATATTTTTTCTAAATAAAATTGGAAGCCTCTTCGAAAGATGGACCCTAAGCAATTGCTCATGTGCTATGAAAATGCATTGTCAACAACTAACGTACTCTGCATATGAAAATGCACAATTAGAAAATTCAGAGCCAAAATAAAAGTCTCGGAATAAAATGAAAAATTATAAGgccaaaaatgaaaattttaatttcGAGGAGAATTTTGTAGGATTTACAGTGTATATTTTTTTCGACAATCGTATATTCCACACGTTTACATCAAAGCTTTATCTTTTTTAGATGGAAAACTATTTATCCTATGACGAAATATTATGTACACAAAAGGATTCGGAAAAATTTGACTCGTGTTTGTTTGTAGGTGGTTTTGCAATCAACCACGTATAAAAAATTAATATGtagtaattattaattttttttaattttattgttaagaATGCGTGTGGTGGaattttttaatatatttaataataaatttaataaaatataataagataataaaataaaataaatttttattttttaaaattctaTACATTAAGATGCCTTGGAAGAAAATTATTTGGGGTACACCTTTTATGAAATTAATAAATATGATACATGTCAATTTTTTGATATATGTTGGTTACAGAGTCTCTTGATTAGGGTAAGAGGCAAATTTTtgacattatatatataaatatatagagagaCATGTCTttaattataaaattttaaaaatttcaaaaattttagatGTCAATTTTTGAATGGACGTCGGTTCTAGAGCTTTCTGCTAATGCATTTAACAAATTTTTTCATATATATCCTGTACAAAATACATCCAAAGTCAAATTTATCCTAAGATCCCATATACTACATCTGAGGCCTAACATTGCTGGTTAGCGTCACATACAATTCGCGATCGAAAAGAGAAAAAGTAAAGAAGATTTGAAATGTTACCTTCTTCACACCAAACCATATAACTACTGTGAGTAAAAAAGTCTATAAAATCAGCAGTCCAATTTCAGTTTTTTTATTTATCTAGCAAATTTACGGTCCAAACATCAAAAAACAAAATGTAGTATTGGTGCCAATAGTATTACAAACTAC contains these protein-coding regions:
- the LOC139881453 gene encoding putative cyclin-D6-1 codes for the protein MEFDLENPITDSQDHHHHQYSSLFLSESDHMPLQQYYIGKVSDFDISVRQETIPYILHICCSCNLGPFVSYLAINYLDRFLSSQGILQSNKPWVFKLIAMSCVSLAVKMKKTEFSVTDFQVDGGLIFDVQTIERMEYIILDALKWRMRSITPFSFISLFLSFFKLKDPPLLQALKARAIEIIFKAQNDTNLLWFKPSVIAGSALLSASHELFPLQFSCFNKAISNYSYVNKETLSQCYKLMQEVVVNEYQSKLDTWSSCDTTVNVLDKQFSSSQSDETTMNMLIKRREMKGDYDCSSSNQTVKISQIEYC